A genome region from Megalobrama amblycephala isolate DHTTF-2021 linkage group LG18, ASM1881202v1, whole genome shotgun sequence includes the following:
- the bnip1b gene encoding vesicle transport protein SEC20: MASSSDVHVRICGQEIVKYDLEIKALIQDIRECCGPQAVLMELNSTVKEKFNQLRLRIQDMEQMAKEQDRETDKQAILSETEGHRKQMFSNQTAWRKANLACKLAIDNLEKDELLQGGDTVRQRKATKESLVQTSSDITESLMSISRMMSQQVQQSEETIGTLATSSRTVQETNEEFKAMTGTIHLGRKLILKYNRRELTDKLLIFLALALFLATVLYILKKRLFPFI, encoded by the exons ATGGCGTCGTCTTCAGATGTACACGTCCGAATATGTGGCCAAGAAATTGTCAAATACGATCTGGAAATTAAAGCTCTTATTCAG GACATAAGAGAGTGCTGTGGGCCACAGGCGGTGCTGATGGAGCTCAACTCTACAGTGAAGGAAAAGTTCAATCAGTTAAGACTGAGGATTCAG GACATGGAACAGATGGCGAAAGAACAAGACCGAGAGACTGATAAGCAAGCTATCTTGAGTGAAACGGAAGGCCATCGGAAGCAGATGTTCAG CAACCAGACGGCGTGGAGGAAGGCAAATCTAGCCTGTAAGCTGGCCATTGATAATCTGGAGAAGGATGAACTGCTTCAAGGAGGTGACACAGTGAGACAAAG GAAGGCCACTAAAGAGAGTTTGGTGCAGACGTCCAGTGACATCACAGAGAGTCTGATGAGCATCAGCCGTATGATGTCACAGCAGGTGCAGCAGAGCGAGGAGACCATCGGAActctgg CTACATCCTCAAGAACTGTACAAGAGACAAATGAAGAGTTTAAGGCCATGACGGGAACCATTCACTTGGGGCGAAAACTTATCCTGAAATATAATCGCCGTGAACTGACCGACAAACTTCTGATCTTTTTAGCTCTTGCTCTGTTTCTGGCTACCGTGCTCTACATCCTGAAAAAGAGACTCTTCCCCTTCATTTAG
- the crebrf gene encoding CREB3 regulatory factor: protein MPQPSISGMDPPFGDAFQNCSFADQALTSTDLLANSSDPDFMYELDRDMTCRQSPRGDIFTVGDCKDMDSMDHLPELADNEPAYSSNFEQWDTYWEDLTKYTRLTSCDIWGTKEVDFLGLDDFSSPYQDEEVIGQTPTLAQLNSEDSQPVCDTLYHPDLLVGQKQLLFPPSTMVKNTNRLSNSATSASSSRNPLPDFAEGSQKATWPVASSTDTMAKAQFLGAIKAPPGTLDNMDYVRKAKVRISVPRKPLVESSTQPVSVSTSPPIEEHESNASLIAEDPAIAANMASSIICEKRAETPKREVPSAPGPEVSTMRTVPHKLHFPPAAGSEALIAASALGSDTSAADKKKEEEHNYSLFLTRARLAGKATVDMEEEEEEEEEEEEEGEEEEEEEEAEGLDLDDEDHDEGFGSEHELSENEEEEEEEDEDYEGDKDDYVSDAFSEPGCDTDMVDDVKGLTAGISRKRGKRRYFWEYSEQIIPSKQERMLKPSEWDRDTLPSNMYQKNGLHHGEIFSVHLIGKYTLKKSRRTDVEDLTPNPRKLLQIGNELRKLNKVISDLTPVSELPLTARPRSRKEKNKLASRACRLKKKAQYEANKVKLWGLGTEYDRLLFVINAIKEEIVNRVQDISNDKETSMTEKLDKLIDDTLVQPPVAGQTSDFVNQILENTGKGDPTGGLVGLRVPTSKV, encoded by the exons ATGCCTCAG CCCAGCATTAGTGGAATGGATCCTCCCTTTGGGGATGCGTTTCAAAACTGCTCTTTTGCTGACCAGGCGCTGACCAGCACAGACCTGTTGGCAAACAGTTCTGACCCAGATTTCATGTATGAACTG GATCGGGACATGACTTGCCGCCAGAGCCCTAGAGGAGACATTTTCACAGTAGGGGACTGCAAGGACATGGACAGCATGGATCATCTACCTGAGCTGGCAGACAACGAGCCTGCTTACAGCTCAAACTTTGAGCAGTGGGACACGTACTGGGAGGACTTGACCAAGTACACCCGCCTCACCAGTTGTGATATCTGGGGCACCAAGGAAGTTGATTTCTTGGGCCTTGATGACTTTTCTAGCCCTTACCAGGATGAGGAAGTGATAGGTCAGACACCTACCCTTGCCCAGCTCAACAGTGAAGACTCACAGCCAGTTTGCGACACTCTTTACCATCCGGACTTGTTGGTGGGTCAAAAGCAGCTTTTGTTTCCACCTTCCACCATGGTGAAAAACACCAACAGACTCAGCAACTCTGCAACCAGCGCCTCATCGAGTCGCAACCCTCTGCCGGACTTCGCCGAGGGATCCCAGAAAGCTACCTGGCCTGTTGCCTCCAGCACTGACACGATGGCCAAGGCCCAGTTTCTGGGTGCTATCAAAGCCCCACCTGGGACTCTGGACAACATGGATTACGTTCGCAAAGCCAAGGTACGCATCAGCGTACCACGTAAGCCTTTAGTAGAGAGCTCTACCCAGCCGGTTAGTGTTTCCACCTCTCCTCCTATCGAGGAGCATGAGTCGAATGCTTCGCTGATCGCTGAGGATCCAGCCATCGCCGCTAACATGGCATCCTCCATTATCTGTGAGAAGAGAGCCGAGACTCCTAAACGAGAGGTACCGAGTGCTCCTGGTCCAGAAGTAAGCACCATGAGGACGGTGCCACACAAACTCCACTTCCCTCCAGCTGCCGGCAGTGAAGCCTTGATCGCTGCGAGTGCCCTTGGATCCGACACGTCCGCCGCTGACAAAAAGAAGGAGGAAGAGCACAACTACTCGTTATTCTTAACCAGGGCCAGACTGGCAGGGAAGGCAACTGTTGACatggaagaagaagaggaggaggaggaggaggaggaagaagaaggcgaagaagaggaagaggaggaagaggcaGAGGGACTGGACCTAGATGATGAAGACCATGATGAAGGGTTCGGCAGTGAACACGAGCTCTCAGAGaatgaagaggaagaggaggaggaggatgaggacTATGAAGGCGACAAAGATGACTACGTTAGTGATGCATTCTCAGAGCCAG GATGTGACACTGATATGGTTGATGATGTCAAAGGCCTGACAGCTGGGATTTCCAGGAAGAGGGGAAAGCGTAGATACTTTTGGGAGTATAGTGAGCAGATCATCCCATCCAAACAGGAGCGCATGCTGAAACCCTCCGAGTGGGACCGAGACACCCTTCCCAGCAACATGTACCAAAAGAATGGCCTGCACCATGGTGAGATATTTTCTGTCCATCTCATAG GAAAATACACATTGAAGAAATCGCGGCGGACGGATGTGGAAGATCTTACTCCAAACCCACGAAAACTGCTTCAGATTGGCAATGAACTCCGGAAGCTCAATAAAGTTATCAGTGACCTGACGCCCGTTAGTGAATTACCCCTAACTGCTCGGCCTCGGTCTCGCAAGGAGAAGAACAAGCTTGCATCCAG GGCCTGCAGGCTGAAGAAAAAAGCTCAGTATGAAGCCAACAAAGTCAAGTTATGGGGCCTTGGAACTGAATATG ATCGTTTGCTCTTCGTGATCAATGCAATCAAAGAAGAGATAGTCAACAGAGTTCAGGATATCTCAAATGACAAAGAAACAAGCATGACAGAGAAGTTGGATAAACTCATTGATGATACCCTAG TGCAGCCACCAGTGGCTGGCCAGACTTCAGACTTTGTGAATCAGATCCTGGAGAACACTGGGAAAGGAGATCCCACCGGAGGGCTGGTGGGGTTGCGTGTGCCCACATCGAAAGTGTAA